The Mucilaginibacter terrenus genome has a segment encoding these proteins:
- a CDS encoding SusC/RagA family TonB-linked outer membrane protein, with product MDENFTNYGVHPRGIRYGVKMGRAVQCCIISVLLVLLWSTSFAQTNTITGKVSDNAGPLPGVTVKVKGTNTATVTDVNGKYTIAVSSGQTLQFSFLGYAAQEVPITNQPSVNITLTQASSTLNEVVVVGYGTQKKVTVTGSVATVNSSEIVTTKNENVLNSLTGKVAGLRVTQNSAEPGSFDNSFSIRGFGDPLVIIDGVPRDNITRLDPNDIESVSVLKDAAAAIYGVRAANGVVLVTTKKGKKGSMELNYSGTYGFQVPSGLPKPVEAIDYMTLVNEQLLHNVNGGQVKYSQADFDAYTSGQRVTTDWYTPVIKNKVPQSQHNLNAIGGSENTNYFISAGITNQDGFLRSGDLNYKRYNLRSNLSAKVNKNLTVDVNLNGTMDQKNQPYQDAWWIIRSFWRQVPTQSIYANNNPDYLNVGQVDGSNPVALADADVDGYRVYNNKWFQSQLSATYVVPFVPGLSAKGLFSYDYYSSSNRIYQKSYNQYNYDANSDSYQAVPNQTPATFRREFFERPGTLMQLSLNYDRSFGDHSFTGLLLYEENNRQQDNFYAQRELSLAVDQLFSGSAQNQLGSANSGDIYNYTNKSVVGRINYNYKSKYLAEFSFRNDGSSRFSPLKRWGFFPAGSLGWRISQEGFWKNSTALSFINDLKLRASYGKVGDDSALAYQFLTGYRYPANGSNNQLPPGSVFDGTFVNGTENLGIANPNLTWFNAETYNIGMDLEAWNGLLGATVNVFRRDRTGLLATQILNLPGVVGADLPQENLNSDRTQGFELELSHRNHLGAFSYFLRGNVSWARTQNRTVVQSRFGNSQLNWHNNQNNRWNNIYWGYGEGGRYTSYQDILNSGQFVSRNAVVGDYIYEDWNGDGQINNDDVHPIAYNSAPLTNFGLTLGGAYKGFDFNTVWQGASGVSVSYQEQLNIPLWGGGSALGMFLDRYHPADANADPYNPNTVWIPGNYALTGTTADVNSMFNIQDAKYIRLKSAELGYSISSGFAKKIGIKGARIFVNGYNLLTFTGVKYLDPEHPSSTYGYLYPLNKTYSLGVNVKL from the coding sequence ATGGATGAAAATTTTACCAATTATGGTGTACACCCCCGTGGTATACGCTATGGTGTGAAGATGGGGAGGGCGGTGCAATGTTGCATTATATCCGTCTTGCTGGTACTTCTATGGAGTACATCCTTTGCACAAACAAACACTATCACCGGGAAAGTGTCTGACAATGCCGGTCCGCTGCCCGGCGTTACCGTTAAAGTTAAAGGGACAAACACCGCTACTGTAACAGATGTAAATGGCAAGTACACCATTGCAGTAAGTTCCGGTCAAACATTGCAATTTTCCTTTTTAGGGTACGCAGCGCAGGAAGTCCCTATTACTAACCAGCCTTCAGTTAACATCACACTAACGCAAGCATCCTCTACACTCAATGAGGTTGTAGTAGTAGGTTACGGTACACAAAAGAAAGTTACGGTAACAGGTTCTGTTGCCACCGTAAACAGTAGCGAGATAGTAACCACCAAGAACGAGAACGTGCTGAACTCGCTAACCGGTAAGGTAGCCGGTTTACGCGTTACGCAAAACTCAGCTGAACCGGGCTCCTTCGACAACTCCTTCAGTATTCGTGGGTTTGGCGATCCGCTGGTGATCATAGACGGGGTACCACGGGATAACATCACCAGGCTTGACCCAAATGATATCGAAAGCGTGTCAGTACTGAAAGACGCTGCGGCTGCTATTTACGGCGTGCGCGCGGCAAACGGTGTAGTCTTGGTTACTACCAAAAAAGGTAAAAAAGGATCAATGGAACTTAACTACTCCGGTACGTATGGTTTCCAGGTACCATCAGGCTTGCCGAAGCCGGTTGAAGCAATTGATTACATGACACTGGTGAATGAGCAGCTATTGCATAATGTGAACGGTGGCCAGGTAAAATATTCTCAAGCCGATTTTGACGCTTACACCAGCGGCCAGCGTGTAACTACCGACTGGTATACGCCTGTAATTAAGAATAAAGTACCCCAGTCACAGCACAATTTAAATGCTATTGGCGGAAGCGAAAATACCAACTACTTCATCAGTGCGGGTATAACCAATCAGGATGGTTTTCTTCGCAGCGGCGACCTTAACTATAAGCGTTACAACCTACGGTCGAACCTTTCTGCTAAAGTAAATAAAAACCTTACGGTAGATGTGAACCTGAATGGTACTATGGATCAAAAGAACCAGCCTTACCAGGATGCGTGGTGGATAATTCGTTCGTTCTGGAGACAAGTACCTACACAATCTATTTACGCAAACAACAATCCAGATTATCTTAATGTTGGCCAGGTTGACGGCTCTAACCCGGTGGCACTTGCTGATGCCGATGTTGATGGATACCGGGTTTATAACAACAAGTGGTTCCAATCGCAGCTTTCGGCTACGTACGTGGTGCCCTTCGTACCAGGGCTTAGCGCTAAGGGGTTGTTTAGTTATGACTATTACAGCTCCAGCAACCGCATCTACCAAAAATCTTACAACCAGTATAACTACGATGCAAATAGCGACAGCTATCAGGCTGTGCCAAACCAAACACCTGCTACTTTCCGCAGAGAGTTTTTCGAGCGTCCGGGCACGCTAATGCAATTGTCGCTTAATTACGACCGTAGCTTTGGTGATCATAGTTTTACGGGCTTATTATTATATGAAGAGAATAACCGCCAGCAAGATAATTTCTATGCACAGCGTGAACTCTCTTTAGCTGTAGATCAACTATTTTCAGGAAGTGCCCAAAACCAGCTAGGTTCTGCAAACTCCGGCGATATATATAACTACACCAATAAGTCTGTTGTAGGTCGTATCAACTACAATTACAAAAGTAAGTACCTGGCAGAATTTAGTTTTCGTAACGATGGCTCCTCAAGGTTCTCGCCTTTGAAACGCTGGGGATTTTTCCCGGCCGGTTCATTAGGCTGGAGAATATCTCAGGAAGGATTCTGGAAAAATTCAACAGCGCTATCATTCATCAACGATCTGAAATTAAGGGCATCTTATGGTAAAGTAGGGGATGACTCCGCACTGGCTTACCAGTTCCTTACAGGTTACCGCTACCCTGCAAATGGGTCTAACAACCAGCTGCCTCCGGGTTCAGTGTTCGACGGTACGTTTGTTAATGGTACTGAGAATCTGGGTATAGCTAACCCTAACCTTACCTGGTTCAACGCCGAAACTTACAATATCGGTATGGACTTGGAAGCATGGAACGGCCTATTAGGTGCTACCGTCAACGTTTTTCGTCGTGACCGCACCGGTTTGCTTGCAACACAAATATTGAATTTGCCAGGCGTTGTTGGTGCAGACCTTCCGCAGGAGAACTTAAATAGCGATCGCACTCAGGGGTTCGAATTAGAGCTTAGCCATCGCAATCATCTCGGTGCGTTTAGCTATTTCTTAAGAGGTAACGTATCATGGGCACGAACCCAAAACCGTACGGTTGTGCAGTCTCGCTTTGGCAACTCTCAACTAAACTGGCATAACAATCAAAACAATCGCTGGAATAACATTTATTGGGGCTACGGCGAAGGTGGAAGGTACACCAGCTATCAGGATATCCTGAACAGCGGACAGTTTGTATCTCGTAATGCAGTAGTGGGTGATTATATCTACGAGGATTGGAACGGCGACGGGCAGATCAACAACGACGACGTGCACCCGATAGCTTACAACAGCGCGCCATTAACCAACTTTGGTTTAACACTTGGTGGCGCTTACAAAGGGTTCGACTTCAATACCGTGTGGCAGGGTGCAAGCGGTGTAAGTGTTTCTTATCAGGAACAGTTGAACATACCTCTTTGGGGTGGTGGCAGCGCGTTGGGTATGTTCCTGGACAGATATCATCCGGCAGATGCAAATGCTGATCCTTACAATCCTAATACAGTTTGGATACCTGGTAACTACGCGCTTACTGGTACCACTGCAGATGTAAACTCCATGTTTAACATTCAGGATGCCAAATACATCAGGCTAAAATCTGCCGAACTGGGTTACAGCATCAGTTCAGGTTTTGCGAAAAAGATAGGCATTAAAGGTGCCAGGATATTTGTGAATGGCTACAACCTGCTAACCTTCACCGGGGTTAAGTACCTGGACCCGGAACATCCTTCCAGCACTTATGGGTACCTCTACCCACTTAACAAAACTTACTCACTTGGCGTAAATGTTAAGCTATAA
- a CDS encoding acyl-CoA thioesterase, with the protein MDTYKTVADSQVTLTELMIPSYANFGGKIHGGIIMGLMDKVAYVCAAKHAGGYCVTASVDDIDFLAPVEVGELVSLMASVNYVGKTSLVVGIRVISENVRTKEIKHTNTSYFTMVAMNEDRTPLTVPALILQNDDDIRRFFQAYHRKQLKKYYRTEETRIKSDFEMNETIELLRTERCKIEKAK; encoded by the coding sequence ATGGATACCTACAAAACTGTGGCCGACTCGCAGGTGACACTTACAGAATTGATGATCCCATCGTATGCCAACTTTGGAGGCAAAATACATGGTGGAATAATTATGGGTCTGATGGATAAGGTTGCGTACGTGTGTGCCGCAAAGCACGCCGGCGGTTATTGCGTGACCGCATCTGTCGACGACATCGACTTTTTGGCGCCTGTTGAAGTAGGCGAACTGGTCTCTCTTATGGCCTCTGTCAACTATGTTGGCAAAACCTCGCTGGTAGTAGGTATAAGGGTGATATCGGAAAATGTTAGGACTAAAGAAATAAAACACACCAATACCAGCTACTTCACCATGGTAGCCATGAACGAGGATCGGACACCACTTACTGTACCAGCCTTGATACTGCAAAATGATGATGACATTCGCAGGTTTTTTCAGGCTTATCACCGAAAGCAACTCAAAAAGTACTATCGTACAGAAGAGACCCGAATTAAATCAGATTTTGAGATGAACGAAACTATAGAACTGCTCAGGACGGAGAGGTGCAAGATTGAAAAGGCAAAGTAA
- a CDS encoding SDR family oxidoreductase, translating into MKILLTGATGYIGKRLLPVLLEAGHNVVCAVRDKARLDIKKYKPELVTIVEADLQKRETLDQLPKDIDAAYYLVHSMSMSGGDFSKEEKLSAENFVAYADSTTAKQIIYMGGIVNEDKLSKHLASRKAVEEELRKSKVPVTALRAGIIVGSGSASFEIIRDLVEKLPVMIAPKWLETKCQPVAIRNVVQFLSGVLLDEYTYNKHFDIYGPDTLTYKQMLMQFGEVRKLKRKIITVPFFSPKLSSYWLYFVTSTSYPLAKNLVDSMKIDVIAKENELPQRLGIKLIPYKQAIAIAFEKIEQNLVLSSWNDAGDNKIFARGLSKHIEIPKYGVFKNAQTKKASDPQKSLERIFSIGGRNGWYYANWLWGFRGFFDRLFGGVGLRRGRKNAAEVSPGDALDFWRVILASKEEKRLLLYAEMKLPGEAWLEFKMDKDNCISQTATFRPLGLAGRLYWYAMLPFHFFIFKGMLDKIAEKSKT; encoded by the coding sequence ATGAAGATTCTACTTACTGGTGCTACCGGTTACATAGGCAAACGATTATTACCAGTACTGCTGGAAGCAGGGCACAATGTAGTTTGCGCCGTACGTGACAAGGCACGGTTAGATATAAAAAAATACAAACCCGAACTTGTAACGATAGTTGAAGCAGACCTGCAAAAAAGGGAGACGCTGGATCAACTCCCTAAAGATATAGATGCAGCATATTACCTGGTTCACTCCATGAGCATGAGTGGTGGCGATTTCAGTAAGGAAGAAAAGCTCTCTGCGGAGAACTTCGTTGCCTACGCCGATAGTACCACTGCTAAGCAGATCATATACATGGGTGGCATTGTTAACGAGGACAAATTAAGCAAGCACCTAGCGTCACGCAAGGCGGTTGAAGAAGAACTGCGTAAGAGCAAAGTACCGGTAACTGCATTAAGGGCAGGCATTATAGTTGGATCGGGAAGCGCGTCTTTCGAGATCATCCGCGATTTGGTGGAAAAACTACCCGTAATGATCGCGCCCAAATGGCTCGAAACGAAGTGCCAGCCGGTGGCTATCCGCAATGTAGTGCAATTTCTATCAGGCGTACTGCTTGACGAATATACTTACAATAAACATTTCGACATTTACGGCCCGGATACACTGACCTACAAGCAAATGCTAATGCAGTTTGGAGAAGTAAGAAAGCTAAAACGCAAAATTATAACGGTGCCTTTCTTTTCGCCAAAGCTCTCTTCCTACTGGCTGTACTTTGTAACTTCAACCTCCTACCCACTTGCTAAGAACTTGGTAGATAGCATGAAGATTGATGTAATAGCAAAAGAAAATGAATTGCCGCAAAGGTTGGGTATTAAGCTGATTCCCTATAAACAGGCAATTGCTATAGCATTCGAAAAAATTGAGCAAAACCTGGTTCTTTCCAGTTGGAACGATGCAGGCGACAACAAGATTTTTGCAAGAGGACTTTCTAAACATATAGAAATACCAAAATATGGCGTGTTTAAAAACGCCCAGACCAAAAAGGCTAGCGATCCGCAAAAATCACTGGAAAGGATATTTTCCATTGGTGGCCGTAACGGCTGGTACTATGCCAATTGGCTTTGGGGCTTTAGAGGATTTTTTGACAGGCTTTTTGGCGGTGTAGGTCTGCGCAGAGGCAGAAAAAACGCAGCAGAAGTCTCTCCCGGTGATGCATTAGATTTTTGGCGCGTAATTTTAGCCAGCAAGGAAGAGAAAAGGCTTCTACTTTATGCAGAAATGAAGTTGCCCGGCGAGGCCTGGCTGGAATTTAAAATGGATAAAGACAATTGCATTAGTCAGACCGCAACATTCAGGCCGCTTGGGCTCGCCGGGCGTTTGTATTGGTACGCTATGTTGCCATTCCACTTTTTTATTTTTAAGGGAATGCTGGACAAAATAGCTGAAAAAAGTAAAACTTAA
- a CDS encoding phosphatidylinositol-specific phospholipase C/glycerophosphodiester phosphodiesterase family protein has protein sequence MAGRQSCAGNYIKVFVFALAAFVSTSVCAQKTTMLNAFAHNDYFHKRPLYDALDNGFTNLEADIFLRNGKLVVAHILPMVDNKGTLEDLYLKPLLASVNGSSNLAARPLGPVTLMIDIKSNAEKTYQALNILLNKYSSIISGYENGKIVQRPVTVVITGNKPFKIIKEQKSRLAFIDEDLTKTYKDTLSTNVYQTASCKYSKMLKWNGKGSLPLKQRQHLSAYVKMAHKYGKKVRLWASPENENVWRELLSCGVDLINTDQLPRLRNFLLARADAYAAMTDLNEQSITLDGVDFP, from the coding sequence ATGGCCGGAAGACAATCATGCGCTGGGAACTACATTAAGGTATTTGTTTTTGCATTAGCAGCTTTTGTAAGCACCTCTGTTTGCGCACAAAAAACAACAATGCTCAATGCTTTTGCACACAACGACTACTTTCATAAACGCCCTTTATACGATGCCCTGGATAATGGGTTTACCAATTTAGAAGCAGATATATTTTTGCGGAACGGTAAGCTTGTGGTAGCACATATACTGCCCATGGTAGATAATAAAGGTACTCTTGAAGATTTGTACCTTAAGCCCTTACTTGCAAGCGTAAATGGCAGCAGTAACCTTGCTGCACGGCCATTAGGGCCGGTTACGCTGATGATTGACATTAAATCGAACGCAGAGAAAACTTACCAGGCGTTGAACATACTTTTAAACAAATACAGCTCGATAATTTCAGGTTACGAAAACGGGAAGATTGTGCAACGCCCGGTAACAGTAGTAATTACCGGTAACAAGCCATTTAAGATTATTAAGGAACAAAAAAGCCGACTGGCTTTTATTGATGAAGACCTTACAAAAACCTACAAGGATACTCTCTCTACCAATGTTTATCAAACAGCAAGCTGCAAGTACTCTAAAATGCTGAAGTGGAACGGAAAGGGAAGTTTACCTCTAAAGCAGCGCCAGCATCTATCTGCTTACGTAAAAATGGCGCATAAATATGGTAAAAAGGTAAGATTATGGGCTTCGCCGGAAAACGAAAACGTTTGGAGAGAGCTATTAAGTTGTGGTGTAGACCTTATTAATACAGATCAATTACCCCGCCTGAGAAACTTTTTGCTTGCACGGGCTGATGCTTATGCCGCAATGACCGACTTGAACGAGCAAAGCATCACTCTGGACGGTGTGGATTTTCCTTAA
- a CDS encoding LLM class flavin-dependent oxidoreductase, with the protein MELGISTFGEVQPDGKPGNAVNAHLRAQQLLEEVKLADEVGLDVFCFGEHHRPDFVISAPEVFMAAAASITKNIRLSSSVTVLSSADPVRTFQNFATVDLLSGGRAEILAGRGSFIETFPLFGYDLNDYDELFSEKLALLLQINKEEIVNWKGEFRAPIANRGVYPRPLQEQLPVWLGVGGTPASAKRAGTLNLPMMIAILGSAPRHFVSFAELYREAAAKAGHDVSQLQLGISSQFYIAEDERTAVKDFYPSYEALMNRVGRERGWSPMSREQFEYLRADGPLVVGDPQMAIDKILEQHSLFNNTRFLAQLVTGHTSHTGILKAIELFGTKVAPAVRKELGQ; encoded by the coding sequence ATGGAATTAGGCATAAGCACCTTTGGCGAAGTACAGCCCGACGGAAAGCCAGGTAACGCAGTGAATGCCCATTTGCGTGCTCAGCAGCTATTGGAAGAAGTGAAGCTGGCTGATGAGGTGGGCCTTGACGTTTTCTGCTTTGGTGAACATCACAGACCCGATTTTGTGATATCAGCACCGGAGGTGTTTATGGCAGCAGCAGCATCTATTACCAAAAACATCCGCCTATCAAGTTCTGTAACGGTGCTGAGTTCAGCGGACCCTGTGCGCACCTTTCAAAACTTTGCAACGGTAGATTTACTTTCAGGTGGTCGTGCCGAGATACTTGCCGGACGTGGATCATTTATAGAAACGTTCCCGCTCTTTGGCTATGATCTTAATGATTATGATGAGTTGTTTAGTGAGAAGCTTGCGCTATTGCTGCAGATAAACAAAGAAGAGATAGTGAACTGGAAAGGTGAGTTTAGGGCACCTATAGCTAACCGCGGCGTTTATCCCCGCCCTTTGCAGGAACAATTACCGGTTTGGCTAGGCGTGGGCGGCACACCTGCATCTGCAAAGCGCGCAGGAACCCTTAACTTACCCATGATGATAGCTATATTGGGGAGTGCGCCCAGGCATTTTGTATCGTTTGCAGAACTATATCGCGAAGCTGCCGCAAAAGCCGGGCATGATGTAAGCCAATTGCAATTAGGTATAAGTTCGCAGTTTTACATAGCTGAAGACGAGCGAACAGCAGTAAAGGACTTTTATCCGTCTTACGAAGCCTTAATGAACCGAGTTGGCCGCGAACGAGGCTGGTCGCCAATGAGCAGGGAACAATTTGAGTACCTGCGGGCAGATGGCCCACTGGTAGTTGGTGATCCGCAGATGGCGATAGATAAAATACTGGAGCAACACAGCCTATTTAATAATACACGCTTTTTAGCCCAACTGGTAACAGGTCATACCTCCCATACTGGTATATTAAAGGCCATAGAGTTGTTTGGCACCAAGGTGGCACCGGCGGTTAGGAAAGAACTTGGGCAGTAA
- a CDS encoding Kelch repeat-containing protein yields the protein MKVTGRFISPFTPVHNAICTLLLLVVSVWNCKAQSLQFNSNDSLMSKRTSYVVFANKPPTFKDRFIISFDLSLWDNDHLGYVFNITDTHNNSYSLTYIYNHNGSPTLNFNIDSKSNKIEIPLQLSQLKKRHWIPVKVDINLTANTVAFLVNGKWYKAKEFGFEQEITPTITFGRNPHYSDVPKMALKDLEIGNEDEKYFFPLNEWKGSAVHDKEGDAIGYVDHPSWLINESYFWTPKFQRTFNDVAGLNFDAEKQNLFVFEKDRLLQYNVQDGVVSEKSYKNTLPIKLVLGKSVVNTNQHKVYAYEALPADSNQSIAALDLSTLTWQLLGKGSIRDQRHHHNSFFDRDQKELYLFGGYGSFQYHKDLFKYDQALDKWQKLEFKGDTITPRFFSGSSQADNNNEVYVFGGYGNQSGNQIVGGTHYYDLYRLNLTTHTIKKLWQITPAEEPFVSANNLIISKDKKYFYALCYPHEKPKTNLGLYKFSIKDGSYEIVSGTIPVTSERIESDFNLFYDATQDIFICTAQEFTSPTQSTIRILTLSGPPVTTQAYLEAQKPEEASTGKYWWYAVAAAATAGGVAYLLWKKKSKPAVADAEEQLVFDPSSRKKAEKKPNAVYLLGEFNAYNKAGKDITYLFSPKIKQLFILILLNSREGEGVISKKISFTLWPEKDVTKTKNIRGVTLNHLRNILADFDGIELTFINDTYRFQINEGFYCDYFVISSAIDQVHQHDLTTEAFVNGYFDLFSRGSLLKELPETWLDNIKLEFEELLLQVLLPEVKRIYEAGDHKRALELSRIALTIDPFNDVALKYKLKSLRRIKGVDTARRVYDEFAAEYQKSLDSEYHVPFEKICR from the coding sequence ATGAAAGTAACTGGTAGATTTATATCGCCGTTTACGCCGGTACATAATGCTATTTGTACTCTGTTGCTGTTGGTGGTTAGTGTGTGGAATTGCAAAGCGCAGAGCCTGCAGTTTAATTCTAACGACAGCTTAATGAGCAAGCGCACCTCTTACGTAGTGTTTGCCAACAAGCCACCCACCTTTAAAGACCGCTTCATTATCAGTTTTGATTTGTCGTTATGGGATAACGACCACCTGGGCTACGTTTTTAACATTACCGACACGCATAATAACTCGTATAGCCTGACCTATATCTACAATCATAATGGCTCGCCAACACTTAATTTTAACATTGATAGTAAGAGCAATAAGATAGAGATACCCCTGCAGCTTTCTCAATTGAAGAAACGGCACTGGATACCTGTAAAGGTGGACATAAACTTAACGGCCAATACTGTTGCCTTTTTAGTTAATGGCAAATGGTATAAAGCAAAAGAGTTTGGTTTTGAACAGGAGATAACACCCACGATCACGTTTGGCCGCAATCCGCATTACTCTGATGTGCCTAAAATGGCGCTGAAGGACCTTGAAATTGGCAATGAAGATGAGAAATACTTTTTTCCATTAAACGAATGGAAAGGCAGCGCCGTGCACGACAAGGAAGGTGACGCTATCGGCTATGTAGATCACCCTTCGTGGCTCATCAACGAATCTTATTTCTGGACACCTAAATTTCAGCGCACGTTTAATGATGTTGCAGGGCTGAATTTTGATGCGGAGAAGCAAAACCTGTTTGTGTTCGAGAAAGATCGACTACTGCAATATAATGTGCAAGATGGTGTCGTTTCAGAAAAGTCTTACAAGAACACTTTACCAATAAAGCTGGTACTGGGCAAAAGTGTTGTAAATACAAATCAGCATAAGGTATATGCCTATGAGGCTTTGCCGGCAGATAGTAATCAAAGCATTGCCGCTCTTGACCTGAGCACACTTACCTGGCAGCTTTTAGGTAAAGGCTCCATCCGCGACCAAAGACATCATCATAATTCTTTTTTCGACCGGGATCAGAAAGAACTTTATCTTTTTGGGGGATATGGTTCATTCCAGTACCACAAAGACCTTTTTAAGTACGACCAGGCGCTAGACAAATGGCAAAAACTTGAATTTAAAGGTGATACTATAACACCTCGTTTTTTCTCGGGCAGCAGCCAGGCTGATAACAACAATGAGGTTTATGTGTTTGGCGGCTATGGCAACCAGTCGGGTAATCAAATAGTTGGTGGTACGCACTATTACGATTTATACAGGCTCAATTTAACTACCCATACAATTAAAAAGCTTTGGCAGATAACACCTGCAGAAGAGCCTTTTGTATCCGCTAATAACCTCATTATTTCTAAGGATAAGAAATATTTTTACGCATTGTGTTATCCGCACGAAAAACCGAAAACCAATCTTGGGCTGTATAAATTTTCAATCAAGGATGGATCATACGAGATTGTTAGCGGAACTATCCCGGTCACTTCGGAACGTATAGAAAGTGACTTCAACCTTTTCTACGATGCCACGCAGGATATTTTTATTTGTACTGCCCAGGAGTTTACATCGCCAACGCAATCAACCATACGTATCCTTACGCTTTCCGGTCCGCCTGTAACTACACAGGCTTACCTTGAGGCGCAAAAACCCGAAGAAGCCAGCACAGGTAAATACTGGTGGTATGCAGTAGCCGCGGCGGCTACTGCAGGTGGTGTGGCTTATTTGCTTTGGAAGAAGAAATCAAAACCTGCTGTTGCTGATGCTGAGGAACAATTGGTATTTGATCCTTCTTCTAGAAAAAAGGCCGAAAAAAAACCAAACGCGGTGTATCTGCTAGGCGAGTTTAATGCATATAACAAAGCTGGGAAGGATATAACTTACCTTTTCAGCCCGAAAATAAAACAGTTATTTATACTGATATTACTGAACAGCCGGGAAGGCGAAGGGGTGATTTCCAAAAAAATATCATTTACACTTTGGCCGGAGAAAGATGTTACAAAAACCAAGAACATCCGGGGCGTAACGCTCAATCACCTAAGGAACATCCTTGCCGATTTTGATGGTATTGAGCTTACCTTTATAAATGATACCTACCGTTTCCAGATCAATGAAGGTTTTTATTGCGATTACTTTGTAATCAGTTCTGCAATCGATCAAGTGCATCAGCACGACCTTACTACAGAGGCGTTTGTTAACGGATACTTCGACTTGTTTAGCCGTGGCAGCCTTTTGAAGGAGCTGCCCGAGACGTGGCTGGACAATATTAAACTCGAATTTGAAGAATTGTTGTTACAAGTACTGCTGCCCGAAGTAAAACGAATATATGAAGCTGGAGACCACAAGCGCGCGCTGGAGCTCTCTCGCATTGCCTTGACGATAGATCCGTTTAATGACGTTGCATTAAAATATAAACTCAAGTCTCTTCGCCGGATTAAAGGTGTTGACACTGCTCGCAGGGTTTACGACGAATTTGCAGCAGAGTATCAAAAATCGCTCGATAGTGAATATCATGTTCCTTTCGAGAAGATCTGCCGGTAG
- a CDS encoding glycoside hydrolase family 25 protein gives MPTAKPTKPSPKRSPRKPATRKKKAAPVSNKWWKVALAGLILILLSPFYYGYILNGFTGAWRWIKDIGEDEHYRTYKSFKIRIPSGYKIHGIDVSYAQGKIDWAKVRAMEEDSVRINFAFVKATEGLLIVDSYFKRNWREAPKVGIACGAYHFFRPRKNGLWQARFFLQNVKMEKGDLPPVVDIEVLDGTTPEKMRKELTTFVKHVENKTGVRPIIYANIQFYKDYLDGYFDDYPLWIAHYYQPKLKLSNNTKWRFWQHSDKGRVTGINHAVDFNVYKGDSVAFQNLLIH, from the coding sequence GTGCCTACTGCTAAACCAACCAAGCCGTCTCCCAAGCGTTCCCCCCGAAAACCTGCAACACGCAAGAAGAAAGCCGCGCCTGTTTCTAACAAGTGGTGGAAGGTGGCGCTTGCCGGATTGATATTAATATTGCTATCTCCGTTTTACTATGGATACATTCTTAACGGCTTTACCGGAGCATGGCGTTGGATAAAGGACATAGGGGAGGATGAGCACTATCGCACGTACAAAAGCTTTAAAATACGGATACCGTCAGGATATAAGATTCACGGTATAGACGTTTCTTACGCGCAAGGCAAAATCGACTGGGCTAAGGTAAGAGCTATGGAGGAGGACAGTGTCCGCATTAATTTCGCTTTTGTAAAAGCCACCGAGGGGTTACTGATTGTAGACTCCTACTTTAAACGCAATTGGCGCGAAGCGCCAAAAGTGGGCATAGCTTGCGGTGCTTACCACTTTTTTCGTCCACGTAAAAATGGGCTGTGGCAGGCGCGTTTTTTTCTGCAGAACGTAAAAATGGAAAAAGGAGACCTCCCCCCGGTAGTTGATATTGAAGTACTGGATGGTACCACTCCGGAAAAAATGCGTAAAGAGCTTACCACTTTTGTAAAGCATGTTGAGAACAAAACAGGTGTACGGCCCATTATTTACGCAAATATTCAATTCTACAAAGACTACCTCGACGGGTATTTTGATGATTACCCTTTGTGGATAGCGCACTATTATCAGCCTAAATTGAAGTTAAGTAACAACACCAAGTGGCGTTTTTGGCAGCACTCAGATAAAGGGCGAGTTACCGGCATTAATCATGCAGTAGATTTTAACGTTTATAAGGGAGATAGCGTTGCCTTTCAAAACCTACTGATACACTGA